From Cellulophaga lytica DSM 7489, a single genomic window includes:
- a CDS encoding short chain dehydrogenase, whose product MKILIIGGNGTIGKKVTAHFKNEAEVLVAGRTSGDLTVDIADSTSIKKMFAKTGKLNAIISIAGEAKWDTFNNLTEEDYHIGLNSKLMGQVNLVRIGKDYLTTNGSITLTTGILADDPVAKTTSAAMVNGAIHSFVMAVALEIENGIRVNAVSANVVEDAYEKYKDFFPGNMPISMNRLIGAYVRSVKGKRNGEIIRLYN is encoded by the coding sequence ATGAAAATTTTAATTATTGGTGGTAATGGTACCATAGGAAAAAAAGTAACAGCCCACTTTAAAAATGAAGCTGAAGTACTTGTTGCAGGAAGAACAAGTGGAGATCTAACAGTAGACATAGCAGATAGCACATCTATAAAAAAAATGTTTGCTAAAACTGGTAAACTCAATGCAATTATATCTATTGCCGGCGAAGCCAAATGGGACACTTTTAATAATTTAACTGAAGAAGACTACCATATAGGCCTAAATAGTAAATTAATGGGACAAGTAAACCTGGTACGTATTGGCAAGGATTATTTAACCACAAATGGATCTATAACTTTAACTACTGGTATTTTAGCAGATGATCCTGTAGCTAAAACTACTAGTGCTGCAATGGTTAATGGGGCTATACATAGTTTTGTTATGGCCGTTGCATTAGAAATAGAAAACGGAATAAGAGTTAATGCCGTGTCTGCTAATGTTGTAGAGGATGCATATGAAAAGTATAAAGATTTTTTTCCAGGAAATATGCCAATATCAATGAACAGGCTTATTGGCGCTTATGTTAGAAGCGTAAAAGGCAAACGCAACGGAGAAATAATAAGATTATATAATTAA
- a CDS encoding DUF4197 domain-containing protein — MKKLLLVIVLFNLVSCAELQQVVNQLPQSGAVLSNQEIANGLTAALNQGVQKQVSKLTLKDGYYKNELVKILLPEELQKVDNTLRKIGLGNLADEGLKAINRAAEDAVGEATPIFVNAITNMSFTDAKNILVGADNAATQYLTANTETALYNKFNPVIKNSFSKVGADKIWTQLITKYNNIPLVQPVNPDLTDYVTQQALEGVFTMIAVEEKEIRNKVSSRSTDLLKKVFALQD; from the coding sequence ATGAAAAAATTACTATTGGTAATTGTTTTATTTAACTTAGTTAGTTGTGCAGAGTTGCAACAAGTAGTAAATCAATTACCGCAAAGTGGTGCCGTTTTAAGCAACCAAGAAATTGCAAATGGCTTAACCGCAGCACTTAACCAAGGCGTACAAAAACAAGTTAGCAAACTTACCCTAAAAGATGGCTATTATAAAAATGAACTGGTAAAAATATTACTACCAGAAGAATTACAGAAAGTAGACAACACTTTACGTAAAATTGGGTTAGGCAACTTAGCAGATGAAGGTTTAAAAGCTATTAACAGAGCTGCAGAAGATGCTGTTGGTGAGGCTACTCCTATTTTTGTTAATGCTATAACAAATATGAGTTTTACAGATGCTAAAAATATTTTAGTTGGTGCAGATAATGCCGCTACACAATATTTAACTGCAAATACAGAAACTGCACTATACAATAAATTTAATCCTGTAATTAAAAACTCTTTTTCTAAAGTTGGTGCAGATAAAATTTGGACACAATTAATTACTAAATACAACAACATACCATTGGTACAACCTGTAAATCCAGATTTAACAGATTACGTTACACAACAGGCTTTAGAAGGTGTTTTTACAATGATTGCTGTTGAAGAAAAAGAAATAAGAAACAAGGTATCTTCTAGGTCTACAGATCTTCTTAAAAAAGTATTTGCCCTACAAGATTAA